DNA from Paraphotobacterium marinum:
TCTAAATATATAAAGAGTGTTCTGTATTGAGTAGAATATAAAAACGAACACAAAAATTTTGATTATATTGTGTTCGTCAGATAATTACCTACATATTCTCTATTAACTAAGGTAATAGAGAATAATTCTTTTTTAATAATCTACATTACCACCCCATAATAGGAGATATATAGTTAGAATAAAGTTCAGACGATATCTTTCCACTTCCAGTACTTGAACTATCACAAACTGGATGTGTCCAATCCGACATCATGTCGCCATCAACAGGGTTAATACTTACCCAACTTGATGGATCTATTGAATATAGCCAATCATCTCCCCTATCTTCAACAATTTCATTATTCCAATCGAGAGCTTTTGCTAAATCAGGTGTTGCTCGGCCATATAAAGTTCCAATTAACATAATTTTAGAATTAGGGTGATCTAACTTCAATCTATCAATAAAATTATTCATAGTACTTTTCCATTCAAATTTAGTCGGCACAGTTGTTTTTCCATATGTAGAAAAATCATTTGTTCCAAGCATAATAACAATTAAATCAGCACTCTGATCAGGAACACTTGGGTTTTCCCAGAAATCAAAATCCCATATACCTGGATTATACCAAGCAAATTCAGTTTGGTTATAATAAATTGGTAATACATCATTCAAATCACCAGCACCATTCATAAATAAGCCTGCTCCTGATCTTGCAATAACCTGGAAGTCTGCATTACTTAGTCTAGCTGTTCTGGCTGGCCACGCCTTGTTTGCATTAGAGTTATCATTAGTTGGCCCTAAATTACAACCACCCCAAAGATTGCATTCACAACCATACCCTGCCGAAATTGAATCACCAATAAAAATTATTTTTCTATTTGAACGAGGATCAGGTTCAACTAAAATTCTATTTTCATCCAGAATAAATCCTTTAAAAGTAGATAACGTTCCACCCTCATTTCTTCTAAATAATTCTATAGTATGAGAACCATCAACTAAATTATTAGCTAATATATCTCTACCAGTTGGGTTAAGGTATAACCATTCACCACCATTAATTCTATAGTCCCATCTATTATCATCATCAAGTAAGACTGTTATACTAGTACCAGTGAATTTAGCTTTTATACCCGTTGCTCCCCACCCTGTTGTGGGATTTTGTAGATCACTACGGTTCCATCGACCGATATAGTTAATGTTATTATTTGAAGCTAAAATAATATTTGATCGAAAATTTAATTCACCCGTTTCGAAACTCGTATCGATAGTCGAACTAATATCATTTTCATTACTATCATCCTCAGAGAAAACGATATTGGTTTCATCACTATTGTCTGTTGGTTGTGGATTATTTGGATTAATATTCGTGCCAAAATGGAATTCAATACACTCATTATAGTCATTTGCAATTAATGAAGTGAATGCTGTTTGATAAGAAACAAGCTTACACGAGTATTGTTCGGCACTATTATCCTCATAATTTCTATCCCAAAAAATATTTACAGATGCGGCACCCTCAGAATTAAATGGAAGCATATCTGCGCAATTTAGCTTTTCTTCAGGATTTATAGTAACACCAAAAAAATTTGCAAAACTTTCATAATAGCTTATTCGACTTAGTGATTGACTTAACTCCTCTCCTTTATTGCATTCAACTCCTCCATTTATAATTTGAGTTGTAACTCCGAAACCAACCTTTAAATTTCGCGATAAATCACTTGAATTTGGCTTCCATACACCCTCTACAACCAAGTATATGCTAGGTTTCGGTGGTTGTGGATTCATATAAAAGAAGATAGCACTAGATAAATTTAACCAACTATCTGCTACTAATTCAGGACTATTTAACAAAACACTCACATCATTAAACATAAATTTTGAAAATTGGCCGTAATTATAATTATACGAAAGTTGTTTAGCTCCTCTACCATAGAAACTTTTAAAGTCCCCATTACTAAAACGACCACAAGGCCATACTTGACTCTGCCAAGCATTTTCTGAGCACTCATCATTATATCCATTCCTAGAATTTTCATCCCATCCAATTTCTCTTAAATAAAACAATCCCTGTCTCCACAGCTCGGCTTCCTCGTAACTTGAAGACATTCCTGTTTCTTGTACCATATGCGCAAATAACACGGTTAAATGTTTTCTACACACATAATCAGAGTTCACATTATTATCATGTGTCTTACAAAATTGAGTAAATTTAGCGACAGCTTTTAAAAAGTTACTGTATGTATAGGCTAAATTTCTAACTGGAAATAGATAATCCCAAGAATCTGAACTCAATATTCTTTCAACTCTTTTTACATTATCTGGATTCATTGGACTTAAAGGAATGACTGACTCAACAACCTCATTTTGAGCCAATTTCATAGAATCATTATATATAATTAATAACTCTTCTGAACTCAAAGTTTGAGTTTCTTGTATCAATAAATTATCTTGATTACTATTATTAACAACTGTAGTAGGTTCGTTTTCATTTGCACTATCAAAAATCTCATCAGAAGCATTTGTATTTTCTATGACAGTTACGTCATTATTAACTTCTATCGGATCATCAACTATTGAAATTAACTCGGGTTCAACAGTATCATCTGATAAATTTTCAGTAACTTCATTTTGACTCTCTATAGTATTTTCAGAACTTACATTATAAACAGGCTCAATAGTTACCTCTATTTCTTTCCAAGCTGGATATGGTACTGGTAAGTCTGGTCTTTCAGAGGTATTCCACCACTGAGATTCGTAAATCGTGCCTAGATAATTTACGCGATTACCCTGCACATATATTTTATCAGGATCCCAGTTTTCATAAATTACCTTTTCATTATTTGTATTATTTTCAGGAACAACCATATTAATTACATCCCAAGGACCGAATGTTGATAACTGTGGTTTATCGCCTCTAGTCCACCATTTTGCAATAAAAATATTATTATCAAGTTTTACTTTATCATTTTGGACATAAATTTTTGAGGATCCCATAAATCTATCACCTCAGAATATATTGGAAATATTGGGAAAAACATTATTAAGCTAAAAAAAATTATTTTTAAGTATTTTTCTATCATATTGTTCACCATTAATAAAATCGTTATTAATTAAGTAAACGTCAGCTTTAATATCGATGTTTAACAAATTATCTAAAAGGTTTTTTTTTGGAAAAGGTTCAAGTTATAAATGAAAATAATTATCATTACCAATAATATTTGTGATCTGGATCACTTTTATAGTTTTATAAAAAAGTATAATAAGATCCTGTGTTAATCACTAAATGATTAACTAGGCAATTTCTTCGTTTTGTTTATTTTAGCCACAAATTGATTTTGTGGCTTTTTTTTTAGATTAGTTAGATATTTCTTTTTGAAGATACTCTTCATAATTTCCTGAAAAATCAATAATACCTTTATCAGTTATTTCAATAATTCTACTTGCTATTGAAGAGACAAACTGTCGGTCATGTGAGATAAATAAGAGAGTTCCCTCAAAGTGTTCTAGTGCCAAATTTAATGATTCAATAGATTCCATATCCATATGGTTTGTCGGTTCGTCTAGTAATAATATATTTGCTTTTTGCATTATTAACTTACCGATCAACATTCTTCCTTGTTCACCTCCAGATAAAACCTTTACAGATTTTTTAATATCATTTTGTGTGAATAACATTCTACCCAAAATTGAACGAACAAACTGCTCATCTTTATCCTTTGGTTTCCATTGATCCATCCAATCTAATAAATTCAAGTCTTCTTCAAATTCATGTTTATGATCTTGAGCATAATATCCAATATTGGCATTTTCTGACCATTTAACAACCCCACTTATTGGTGCTTTATTACCAAAAATAGTTTCCATAAAAGTTGTTTTACCAATTCCATTTTTACCAATGATTGCAATCTTTTCGCCAACTTCAACTCTTAATTTAACATCATCAAGTAAAATATTATTCTCATAACCTTGAACTAATTTGTTAATGTGGAGTATATTTCTAAATAATTTTTTATCTACTTCAAAACGTATGAATGGGTTTTGTCGGCTAGACGGTCTCATTTCTTCCAATTTGATTTTATCCATCAACTTAAGTCTTGAAGTTGCCTGTTTTGCTTTAGAAGCATTAGCCGAAAAGCGACTTACAAAAGTTTGCAAATCAGCAAGTTGTGCTTTTTTCTTTTCATTATCTGAAATCATTCTTTGTTTGATTTGTTCAGCTGCGATCATAAAATCATCATAATTACCTGGAAAAATTTTCAGATCTTGATAATCTAAATCCGCAATATGCGTACAAACCTTGTTCAAGAAGTGTCTATCGTGAGAAATAATAATCATGGTGCAATTTTTCTGAATTAATATATCCTCAAGCCACCTTATAGTATTAATATCTAAGTTATTTGTCGGCTCATCTAATAACATTACATCAGGATCGGCAAAGAGGACTTGTGCTAATAACACTCTCACTTTTAAACCTGGTGGGATTTTACTCATAAGATCAAAGTGCAATTCCTCTTCAATATCTAATTGAAGTAATAATTCGCCAGCTTTAGCTTCTGCAGAATAACCATCGAGTTCCGCAAATTGTATTTCCAAATCAGCAACTTTGAGTCCATCTTCCTCTGACATTTCTGGAAGTGAATATATTCGTTCTCTTTCTGTTTTAATTTTCCATAACTGTTTATGTCCCATTAAAACGGTATCAATAAGGGAGTAATTTTCATAGGCAAATTGATCTTGATTTAATTTTGCCAAACGAGTATTTTTGTCAATAAACACGTTTCCTGATGATGGCTCTAAATCCCCACTTAAGATTTTCACAAAAGTAGATTTGCCACAACCATTTGCACCTATTAAACCATATCTATTATTATTTCCGAATTTTACAGAAATATTTTCAAATAAAGGCTTGTCTCCAAATTGAATTGTTAAGTTGGATGTCTGAATGATAGCGAGCTCCTTGACTCAAAAAATTTGTATAATAATATCAGATTATTTTTTCATTAAAAGGAAATATTTTTCTTCTTTTAAAATTAAAAGCCCATTCAAAATTTTGCAATTAATTCATCCCTACTTAATTTTTTTATCACTTATATTGCCGTTTCGTACCTATTATATTGAAAAAAACATATTTAAAATAAAATGTATTGTGTATTCATTATCAATGACAGTGAGTATGTGGATAGGCAAGAGAAAACTTAAGTATATTTTCTTTAATAATCAGATTTGGTTTATATTTTGGTATCCATAATACAATTCTAATTTATTCTAATGTCGATAAAAAATATAAAAAAATTTAAGAAAGGGTTTTAAATATTAGCACCCAATCAAATCATGTATATGAAAAAATCAATCTGTGGAGAACACAATGTTAAACAAATTGTTTTATAAAAGTTTAATGATTCTAATGATATTTATATCTATAAATACCTTAACTTTTTCAAAAGAAGTAACCATTAGTAAAGATGTTTCTGGATTTTCATCATTGTTAATCAATTCAAGTGGTACGGTATATTTAAGGCAAGGTAATAAGGATTCAGTAAAAATTATCATAGAAAAGAACTTAATTCCTTATTTAGACGTTGATAATAGTTCCCATGAACTAAGTTTATCTATCGAAAAAAATAGGCCGGAAGCATCACAAGTTAAATATTACATTACCATGAAAGAGATAAAAAATTTAAAATCAGTAAATTCAGGTAAAATTATGATCCTAACACCGCTCCGCACAAAGCAATTAACATTAGCTGTTGAAAATAGTGGTTTAATTGACATTGATAAAGTATATAATACCGGTGTTACAAATCTATTACTTAAAAATAGTGGAACCATTAATATCAATGACCTTACTTCAATTGATTCAAATTTAGAAGTCAAAATTCTGGTCAAATCAATATTAATAATTTAAACTCTGAAAAAATTCAATCTACTATTTCTAATAGTGGTCAAATAAATATTAACTCTGGAAAAAACGACTTTCAGAATGTTCAAATTAATAATAGTGGTAATTATCAATCAGAAGGAATGATATCAAAAAAAGGAAATTTAGTGATAGAAAATTCCGGAAATATTCATGCTCAGATAAAGAAAAAAGTTAATATAGATATTTCTGGAAGCGGTAATGTTATTCTTAAAGGAAAACCAAAAGTTAAAAGATTAAATTCCAATAAAACTGGTATGGTCCAATTTATCGATTAACAAAATATTCTTACTCTCAGAGGCTTATTATTTAAGCCTTCTTTTATCCACGAAACACTCTAATTATTTATATTAAAGTTATGATCAAATTCTAGATGATATGCTTTTTTTAAAATTACTGGATGCATAAGCTTTTCTGTCAACTCAAAATTTATACATTGCCCTTTTGACATCAAAATAACTTTATCTGAAAAGTTTTTTGTTTTGAGTAAATCATGATTGGACATTATTATAGTAACCCCTTTTGTTTTCAAATTATCGAGTAACTTATAAGTTTCAATTTGTTGTTTAACATCAAGGTATGTCATCGGCTCATCTAAAAGTATATATTTTGCATGTGGGTTAATGTCAGGCCATACCTGTATTATTGACGATGCTATTTTTATTCTTTGCCACTCACCATCAGATAATTTGTTTATATTTCTCAACAACTTATCTTCAAGATCGAGCTTATGAGCAATTTCTAATACAACTTTTTCTTTTTCTTTTTCAGTTACATTTGAAATTGCTGATGCTGTTAACTTTAAAAACTCTAAAACCTTAACTGGAAATACTGGTCTAGATGATGTAGAAAGGTAGCTTCTTAGATAAGATAATTCATTCAATGAATAATTACTTAATGCCTTTTGATTTAAAAAAATTTTATTTGCACCTAAAAATAACCCTGATAAACAATGAATTAATGTGCTTTTTCCACTTCCATTAGGCCCTATTATGTGAACAATTTCATTCGCTTCAATACTAAAAGATATTTGTTCCAATCGTTCTTTGACTTCTAACCCATTGACAAATATTAAGCTATTCATGATTAAATCGTATGAGAAGGTAAATAAAAATTGGAACGCTTAATGTAGTAATTATTATTCCTACTGGAATTTCTGTATAGGAAATCAGAGATCTCGATAAGATATCTGATATTAAAAGTAATATTGCACCAGTGATAGCTGAGTTTAAGAGTATTGGTTTATTGGATGACCCTAATAATAAACGCATACAATGAGGGACAATCAATCCTAGGAAACTAATTATTCCTGAACAAGAAACGCAAAGGCCAATTACAATAGATAATACTACTATTAGAATAATCCTAAACCTTTCAATATTGATACCAAGCTGTTTTGCATGTAAGTCACCAAGCATGATCAAATCTAATACATTGCTTTTGAAGTAAAGCCATATCATGATAGGAAGTGTTAATGTCAAAACATATACATGTATCCAACTTATACCGGACAAACTCCCCATTAACCAATACATCAAAAGTTTCATATTAAGTGCTGTACTAAAGTAATAAGACCATGTAACAATAACACTTGAAAATAAGCCCAAAGATAAGCCTGCCAATAATAATTTAGTGGCTGAAAAATAAAATTTTACTGATAGCACAACTAGAATGATGGTAAAAATTAAAGAACCTACCATAGCAAAACACATAATGTTTAGAATAGAAGGTTCAATTGATAAAAAACAATAAACCAATGCAACTCCAACACTTGCTCCGCCAGAAATGCCCATGATGCCAGGCTCTGCTAATGGGTTTGATAAGATTACCTGTAAAATAGCACCTGACAATGATAGAGCGGAGCCAATCAAAATACATGCAAATAATCGAGGTAATCTTAAATCTTCAAAAATCTTAAAATCTATTGAATTATTATTTTTTAATATCTCTGAAATAGATAAATTTTGTACCAGAAAAAAAATTGAAATAGTCACTAACATCAAGGATAAAACAATTGTAATATTTTTTTTAAAAATCTGTAATGACCATTAATGTTTGCCTAATAATTAACTTTTCATAACTTGGTTGTTAACTATTTTAATTTGAGTAGGTTGCATTAACATGCAAGTCCTATGTCCAATTTGGACGTTGGGGTTTGGAAATACAACAGCCTCACCTCCTTCAGCAGCATAGTACTCTTGACCATTATCAGATGCTAGGTGAATTCCTTTTTCAAAAAAAGTAAAATTTGGTACACCAGCATCAAAAGTAAAATGAAAGTCATTTGTTTTCTTAAATAAAGTACGAGTAGATTTATATATATCTATATCTGATTCATCAAACTCAATATCTTTGTAACCATCTATAGATATTAACTCTGAGATGGCGTCAAATGTTGGTTGTAGTAACTTATGATCATTTTCGCCAAATCTAGCTACTTTTCCTAATTCTAATGTAATTGACTGCGACTCGTAAAACTCTCCCGTATACCAACTAAATGTTGAAGAAGGTATATCTGAAAGTGTTATTGCGCCTAGCTTAGTTTGAGCTAAAAAAGCAAAAAACTCAGGTTTGCGAACATTGCCTGTGCAGGATGGGCTTACCCCGAAGCCAAAGTATTTTGACTTTCTAATTGCACTATGTAAGTCCAAATGAATTTTATTAACATATGTTTTTTCTTAAAAAAGTATTCTACTTTGGATTTCAAATTTTCAGCAATTTTATGCTCTATAGACTGACCTTGTTCTTTTCCTGAAAAGAGACGGTTTAAATTAATATCAATTTCTCTTACATGTTGATTAGTAGCTTTAGGATGGGCCACAATTAGAAGTAAATTTTTAGAAGGAATTATTTTTTCTTGAATAATACTATTCAAAAGTTCAGAGACAACTTCAATTGGGGCAGTTTCATCACCATGAATACCAGAAGAAACAATAAGTGCATCAACTGACTCTTTTCTTGGTACTATTTCAATAATACCTCTGTCTAATACGTTAATCTTTACTCCACTTTTAAGGGTAAAACTCCCAATTTCCACACTTAATTCTTCATTTAGAGTTGCTTTTAGAAAGTTCCCCTCTGAAATTAATTGCAACATAGACATAAATCTCTAAATCCTATTTGATATAAACTGAAGACATCATATAAAAAATTATGTTTCATTTAAAGCATCTGAATAGAAAAAGAGTATTATCAGATTAAAATGCAACCTAAATAATTAAATATTCATTTTTTCTTTAACTTTTCTACTCTATTTTTGAGTTTTTGACCTGCTTTAAAAGTTACGACTCTTCTTGCAGAAATTGGAATATCATCTCCGGTCTTGGGATTTCTCCCCGGACGCTCTGATTTTTCTCTGATATCAAAGTTTCCAAACCCCGATAATTTAACTTGTTCACCAGATTCAAGTTTTTTTCTGATTTCTTCAAAAAACAATTCAACAACATCCTTAGCATCTTGTTTAGACAACCCTACTTCTTCTAACAATATTTCAGCTAAATCTGCCTTAGTTAAAGCCATATTTTTTCTCTCATTACAAATTAACAAATATAAAACTATTTAATGCAAGTTTATGACATTTAATAAAATTTCTCCAATTTTTTTATATAAAATCATAAAACGAGAAGAACCAAAAGTTCTTCTCACTAATTAAACATTTATCTTAAGATAGCGTTAAAATTATGTTTTAGGTGTTCTAAAACAGTGTCAACATAATGATTAATCGCGGTATCATCTAAAGTTTCTGTCAGAGACTGTATATGTAAGTTAAAAGCAATACTTTTCGTTCCTGCAGGAACACCCTCTCCCTTATAAACATCGAAAATATTTATATTTTGAATTTCAGAAATCTTTAATGTTGAAATACTAGAAATAATTTCATTAGCTAAAATATTTTCAGGAATAATAATACATAGATCTCGTTTATTACTTTGGAATTTTGAGATTGCTTTATATTGCATTACTGGTTTTGACTTCAAATACTCATATTCCAATTCAAAATATATAGTCTTGGATTTCAAATCAAATTCCTTCTCCACTTTTGGATGGATAACGCCAATAAAGCCAATTAGGATATCATTCAAATATATATCTGCACTTTGCCCAGGATGAAGGTAGTCTCTATCAGCAGGCACAAAATTCAAATTATTACTATCTAAATAACAATTTAGTAGAGATTCAAGATCACCTTTTAAGTCGTAAAAGTCAACTAATTCTGGCTTATTATCC
Protein-coding regions in this window:
- a CDS encoding glycoside hydrolase family 19 protein, whose protein sequence is MGSSKIYVQNDKVKLDNNIFIAKWWTRGDKPQLSTFGPWDVINMVVPENNTNNEKVIYENWDPDKIYVQGNRVNYLGTIYESQWWNTSERPDLPVPYPAWKEIEVTIEPVYNVSSENTIESQNEVTENLSDDTVEPELISIVDDPIEVNNDVTVIENTNASDEIFDSANENEPTTVVNNSNQDNLLIQETQTLSSEELLIIYNDSMKLAQNEVVESVIPLSPMNPDNVKRVERILSSDSWDYLFPVRNLAYTYSNFLKAVAKFTQFCKTHDNNVNSDYVCRKHLTVLFAHMVQETGMSSSYEEAELWRQGLFYLREIGWDENSRNGYNDECSENAWQSQVWPCGRFSNGDFKSFYGRGAKQLSYNYNYGQFSKFMFNDVSVLLNSPELVADSWLNLSSAIFFYMNPQPPKPSIYLVVEGVWKPNSSDLSRNLKVGFGVTTQIINGGVECNKGEELSQSLSRISYYESFANFFGVTINPEEKLNCADMLPFNSEGAASVNIFWDRNYEDNSAEQYSCKLVSYQTAFTSLIANDYNECIEFHFGTNINPNNPQPTDNSDETNIVFSEDDSNENDISSTIDTSFETGELNFRSNIILASNNNINYIGRWNRSDLQNPTTGWGATGIKAKFTGTSITVLLDDDNRWDYRINGGEWLYLNPTGRDILANNLVDGSHTIELFRRNEGGTLSTFKGFILDENRILVEPDPRSNRKIIFIGDSISAGYGCECNLWGGCNLGPTNDNSNANKAWPARTARLSNADFQVIARSGAGLFMNGAGDLNDVLPIYYNQTEFAWYNPGIWDFDFWENPSVPDQSADLIVIMLGTNDFSTYGKTTVPTKFEWKSTMNNFIDRLKLDHPNSKIMLIGTLYGRATPDLAKALDWNNEIVEDRGDDWLYSIDPSSWVSINPVDGDMMSDWTHPVCDSSSTGSGKISSELYSNYISPIMGW
- a CDS encoding ABC-F family ATPase, whose protein sequence is MIQTSNLTIQFGDKPLFENISVKFGNNNRYGLIGANGCGKSTFVKILSGDLEPSSGNVFIDKNTRLAKLNQDQFAYENYSLIDTVLMGHKQLWKIKTERERIYSLPEMSEEDGLKVADLEIQFAELDGYSAEAKAGELLLQLDIEEELHFDLMSKIPPGLKVRVLLAQVLFADPDVMLLDEPTNNLDINTIRWLEDILIQKNCTMIIISHDRHFLNKVCTHIADLDYQDLKIFPGNYDDFMIAAEQIKQRMISDNEKKKAQLADLQTFVSRFSANASKAKQATSRLKLMDKIKLEEMRPSSRQNPFIRFEVDKKLFRNILHINKLVQGYENNILLDDVKLRVEVGEKIAIIGKNGIGKTTFMETIFGNKAPISGVVKWSENANIGYYAQDHKHEFEEDLNLLDWMDQWKPKDKDEQFVRSILGRMLFTQNDIKKSVKVLSGGEQGRMLIGKLIMQKANILLLDEPTNHMDMESIESLNLALEHFEGTLLFISHDRQFVSSIASRIIEITDKGIIDFSGNYEEYLQKEISN
- a CDS encoding GIN domain-containing protein — protein: MLNKLFYKSLMILMIFISINTLTFSKEVTISKDVSGFSSLLINSSGTVYLRQGNKDSVKIIIEKNLIPYLDVDNSSHELSLSIEKNRPEASQVKYYITMKEIKNLKSVNSGKIMILTPLRTKQLTLAVENSGLIDIDKVYNTGVTNLLLKNSGTININDLTSIDSNLEVKILVKSILII
- a CDS encoding DUF2807 domain-containing protein, encoding MQSTISNSGQININSGKNDFQNVQINNSGNYQSEGMISKKGNLVIENSGNIHAQIKKKVNIDISGSGNVILKGKPKVKRLNSNKTGMVQFID
- a CDS encoding ATP-binding cassette domain-containing protein encodes the protein MNSLIFVNGLEVKERLEQISFSIEANEIVHIIGPNGSGKSTLIHCLSGLFLGANKIFLNQKALSNYSLNELSYLRSYLSTSSRPVFPVKVLEFLKLTASAISNVTEKEKEKVVLEIAHKLDLEDKLLRNINKLSDGEWQRIKIASSIIQVWPDINPHAKYILLDEPMTYLDVKQQIETYKLLDNLKTKGVTIIMSNHDLLKTKNFSDKVILMSKGQCINFELTEKLMHPVILKKAYHLEFDHNFNINN
- a CDS encoding iron chelate uptake ABC transporter family permease subunit; this encodes MLVTISIFFLVQNLSISEILKNNNSIDFKIFEDLRLPRLFACILIGSALSLSGAILQVILSNPLAEPGIMGISGGASVGVALVYCFLSIEPSILNIMCFAMVGSLIFTIILVVLSVKFYFSATKLLLAGLSLGLFSSVIVTWSYYFSTALNMKLLMYWLMGSLSGISWIHVYVLTLTLPIMIWLYFKSNVLDLIMLGDLHAKQLGINIERFRIILIVVLSIVIGLCVSCSGIISFLGLIVPHCMRLLLGSSNKPILLNSAITGAILLLISDILSRSLISYTEIPVGIIITTLSVPIFIYLLIRFNHE
- a CDS encoding succinylglutamate desuccinylase, which codes for MDLHSAIRKSKYFGFGVSPSCTGNVRKPEFFAFLAQTKLGAITLSDIPSSTFSWYTGEFYESQSITLELGKVARFGENDHKLLQPTFDAISELISIDGYKDIEFDESDIDIYKSTRTLFKKTNDFHFTFDAGVPNFTFFEKGIHLASDNGQEYYAAEGGEAVVFPNPNVQIGHRTCMLMQPTQIKIVNNQVMKS
- a CDS encoding M14 family metallopeptidase — protein: MSMLQLISEGNFLKATLNEELSVEIGSFTLKSGVKINVLDRGIIEIVPRKESVDALIVSSGIHGDETAPIEVVSELLNSIIQEKIIPSKNLLLIVAHPKATNQHVREIDINLNRLFSGKEQGQSIEHKIAENLKSKVEYFFKKKHMLIKFIWTYIVQLESQNTLASG
- a CDS encoding integration host factor subunit alpha, encoding MALTKADLAEILLEEVGLSKQDAKDVVELFFEEIRKKLESGEQVKLSGFGNFDIREKSERPGRNPKTGDDIPISARRVVTFKAGQKLKNRVEKLKKK